One Cryobacterium psychrophilum DNA segment encodes these proteins:
- a CDS encoding tyrosine-type recombinase/integrase, with protein MASVEFFALVRAWLTIHLPRARRLSPHTIRSYKTALNTLLDFLRETQHLTLAEVSFEAIDRATITAFFTWLLDTQHLSVSSANQRLAAIKSFLSYCAGEDPALVSIWLGVRQVKPARIPARAPDGLSMPAVDALIRAPGQNTNRGRRDTTLILLMFDAAARIQEMLDLTPADIDTTVGAARVTLTGKGHKIRTVPLMDKTARHLEQYLAEFHPGTPEAASPLFFTIRAGHRQQMSQDNITYLLNKHAAIAQQECPEVPEKIHAHQLRHARAMQMLRAGVPLPHIKEFLGHANIATTSIYASADNEMVRQAIQKAGSANPELAPLWTGGDDLILQLAGLK; from the coding sequence CGTGCATGGCTGACTATCCATCTGCCGCGGGCCCGCCGGCTCAGCCCGCACACCATCCGCTCCTATAAAACGGCGCTAAACACGCTGCTGGACTTCCTGCGCGAAACCCAGCACCTCACCCTCGCGGAGGTCAGCTTCGAGGCGATCGACCGCGCCACCATCACCGCCTTTTTCACCTGGCTGCTCGACACCCAGCATCTGAGCGTGTCCTCGGCGAACCAACGCCTTGCCGCGATCAAGTCGTTCCTGTCCTATTGCGCTGGCGAGGATCCGGCGCTGGTGTCGATCTGGTTAGGCGTCCGACAGGTCAAACCCGCCCGAATACCCGCGCGGGCACCGGATGGGTTGAGTATGCCTGCCGTCGACGCGTTGATCCGCGCGCCCGGACAGAACACCAACCGGGGCAGGCGAGACACGACTCTAATCCTGCTCATGTTTGACGCCGCAGCACGGATCCAGGAAATGCTGGATCTGACTCCGGCCGATATCGACACCACAGTCGGCGCCGCCCGGGTGACGCTGACCGGCAAAGGCCACAAGATCAGAACTGTTCCCCTGATGGATAAAACTGCGCGCCACCTGGAGCAGTATCTGGCCGAGTTCCATCCCGGCACCCCCGAAGCAGCTTCCCCGTTGTTCTTCACAATCCGGGCGGGCCACCGACAGCAGATGAGCCAGGACAACATCACCTACCTGCTCAACAAACACGCCGCGATCGCACAACAGGAATGTCCGGAGGTCCCGGAGAAGATCCATGCCCACCAGCTGCGGCACGCCCGCGCGATGCAGATGCTGCGCGCCGGGGTTCCTCTTCCCCATATCAAGGAGTTCCTCGGCCACGCCAACATCGCGACCACGAGTATCTACGCGTCAGCGGATAACGAGATGGTGCGTCAAGCGATCCAGAAAGCCGGCAGCGCCAACCCCGAGCTCGCACCGCTTTGGACGGGAGGCGACGATCTCATCCTCCAACTCGCTGGCCTGAAATGA
- a CDS encoding DDE-type integrase/transposase/recombinase, with the protein MADYRKILGLLLEGRSYREVVEIAGCSHRDVARVRQEVQERGLTSAVAITDADVAEWFPDGRRKVSEEYDQPDLSRVLASMKANRHFTLLLAWRRYVDTKDAGKKYGYSQFCALFTDYLRSHDLVAVLRHEPGRAMLVDWAGDTMDVVDTITGEVVRAILFVAVLPFSGLMFCRAYADMKSPAWLDAHVQAFAFFGGVTQIIVPDNPTTSTHQTHKGDAERVVNARYQQLADHYQTAIVPARVKKPRDYPEDFVIPSSGREACALAA; encoded by the coding sequence ATGGCGGACTATCGAAAAATATTGGGACTGTTGCTGGAAGGGCGCAGTTACCGCGAGGTTGTCGAGATCGCGGGGTGCTCGCATCGCGACGTGGCCCGGGTCCGGCAGGAGGTCCAGGAGCGGGGTCTGACCTCGGCGGTCGCGATCACCGACGCTGACGTCGCGGAATGGTTCCCGGACGGGCGCCGGAAAGTGTCGGAAGAGTACGACCAGCCCGACCTCTCGCGGGTGCTGGCCTCGATGAAAGCGAACCGGCACTTCACGTTGCTGTTGGCCTGGCGCCGATACGTCGACACCAAAGACGCGGGAAAGAAGTACGGGTATTCGCAGTTCTGCGCCCTGTTCACCGACTACCTCCGCAGCCACGATCTGGTGGCGGTACTCCGCCACGAGCCGGGCCGGGCGATGCTGGTGGACTGGGCCGGCGACACGATGGATGTCGTCGACACCATCACCGGCGAGGTGGTCCGGGCAATCTTGTTCGTCGCGGTGCTGCCATTCTCGGGGCTGATGTTCTGCCGCGCCTACGCGGACATGAAGTCCCCGGCCTGGCTCGACGCCCACGTTCAAGCGTTCGCGTTCTTCGGCGGCGTGACGCAGATTATCGTGCCGGACAACCCGACGACCTCCACGCACCAAACTCATAAGGGCGACGCGGAGCGGGTCGTGAACGCCCGATATCAGCAGCTCGCAGACCATTACCAGACTGCAATTGTCCCGGCCAGAGTGAAAAAACCGCGCGACTATCCCGAGGATTTTGTTATCCCGAGTTCTGGCCGTGAGGCCTGTGCGTTGGCGGCCTGA
- a CDS encoding AAA family ATPase, which yields MKLTRIAIEGFRSIADLPELGIGAPTLLTGHNDAGKSSILDAIRFLLNDYALLERDRTYVANQEEGLEENQSGRRVPQSWVEGVFALSEVEQTELGLGDRCEVASSAWW from the coding sequence ATGAAACTGACAAGAATTGCGATAGAGGGGTTCAGGTCGATCGCAGATTTGCCTGAGCTGGGGATTGGTGCTCCGACCCTTCTGACGGGCCACAACGATGCTGGAAAATCTTCCATCCTCGACGCGATTCGGTTCTTACTCAACGATTATGCGCTTCTGGAGCGCGACCGTACTTATGTGGCCAACCAAGAGGAAGGCCTGGAGGAGAATCAGAGTGGCCGTCGAGTGCCCCAGTCCTGGGTCGAAGGGGTATTCGCTCTCTCAGAAGTCGAACAGACCGAGCTGGGCCTTGGTGACCGCTGTGAAGTGGCGAGTAGCGCTTGGTGGTAG
- a CDS encoding PucR family transcriptional regulator has protein sequence MESNGAPQSVPTPDAMVEGARELFSGMIDSVGELSDSVVAQIINGEHDYAESVLAEGVLEGIVHDNLEAILQCLLGINDSLAAPRHAGRVKAEHGIPMASLLHAYRLAGLHLWDAMMAKATTPEHATALLTASSGVWGIIDRYSSAAAETYREVVDERERKDQQSKNVMLLTILEGEFSGDAGRAVRALGLPNQATFVVLAVEMRHSDDDPIPAITDLLRGMGVSSAWAPWKGEYLGLLGSGAGAHPSAAAQALDGTVRSRIGASLPLESLERAPDAVRQALLAMRCIAPTAVGVHLYGAAPIDTMLVAQPAYAAELRDGVLGGLADLDPDDARVLLDTLECFFATDGSTAECGKQLHCHRNTVLHRLGRITEMTGRSVAKPGQAAELFTALRAVRLTGLWATPARAPLRAALRSA, from the coding sequence ATGGAAAGCAATGGAGCGCCGCAGAGTGTGCCGACCCCGGATGCCATGGTGGAGGGCGCTCGCGAGCTCTTCTCGGGCATGATCGACTCGGTCGGCGAGTTGTCAGACAGCGTCGTCGCCCAGATTATCAACGGCGAGCACGATTACGCCGAGAGCGTCCTCGCCGAAGGTGTGCTCGAAGGCATTGTGCACGACAACCTCGAGGCGATCCTGCAGTGCCTGCTCGGCATCAATGACTCGCTCGCCGCCCCACGCCATGCCGGCCGCGTGAAAGCCGAGCACGGTATCCCTATGGCGAGTCTGCTGCACGCCTACCGGCTTGCCGGTCTGCACCTGTGGGACGCGATGATGGCGAAGGCGACGACACCCGAACACGCAACCGCGCTGCTCACCGCGTCATCCGGAGTCTGGGGCATCATCGACCGGTACTCGAGCGCCGCCGCGGAGACGTATCGAGAGGTCGTTGACGAACGAGAACGCAAAGACCAGCAGAGCAAGAACGTCATGTTGCTCACGATTCTGGAAGGCGAGTTCTCGGGCGACGCCGGTCGAGCGGTTCGCGCTCTTGGCCTTCCCAACCAAGCGACCTTCGTCGTTCTTGCCGTCGAGATGCGGCACTCAGATGATGATCCGATTCCCGCTATCACCGACCTGCTTCGAGGGATGGGGGTCAGCTCGGCATGGGCCCCGTGGAAAGGTGAGTACCTGGGCCTGCTCGGAAGCGGGGCGGGTGCGCACCCGTCCGCCGCGGCGCAGGCACTTGACGGAACCGTCAGGTCACGAATCGGGGCGAGCCTGCCGCTGGAATCTCTCGAGCGCGCGCCAGACGCTGTGCGGCAAGCGCTTCTCGCCATGCGCTGCATCGCCCCCACCGCGGTGGGAGTGCATCTCTACGGCGCAGCCCCGATCGACACCATGCTTGTTGCTCAACCCGCATACGCTGCCGAACTCCGTGACGGCGTTCTCGGCGGGCTGGCCGACCTTGATCCGGATGATGCTCGCGTGCTGCTGGACACGCTGGAATGCTTCTTCGCTACCGACGGCTCGACCGCCGAGTGTGGCAAGCAACTTCATTGCCACCGAAATACCGTCCTTCACCGCTTGGGTCGGATAACCGAGATGACCGGGCGCTCCGTAGCGAAACCCGGCCAGGCAGCTGAGCTGTTTACCGCCCTTCGAGCGGTGCGACTGACCGGTTTATGGGCAACCCCCGCGCGTGCGCCCCTGCGGGCAGCTCTCAGGAGCGCCTGA